In Spirochaeta thermophila DSM 6578, the following proteins share a genomic window:
- a CDS encoding family 16 glycosylhydrolase: MRARLMSWGLVCGLVLVGVIACTSPTGPGTGSEPTPTPTPEPVSGNGDFSEPLSTAEPDANGNLDTGGSWAFYLNSGGEATSEIVDEELHVSVTNAGTADWAIQLLQAPVVVERGGTYHISFDARASEEGMRVVIKVGGTAERGWTAYYQNTFTLTTGMQTYEADFRMELDTDENARFEVWFLDTGDYWLDNISLLKTGQEELPTEGTLTETDEDKVENWQLVWSEEFDGPSIDTSIWNFETGNGQAQGIPGWGNNELEYYRAENAFIENGVLVIEAREEQVTDEYGTYEYTSARMTTKDKYEFQYGRVEIRARLPYGQGIWPALWMLGVDIDTNSWPNCGEIDIMELIGSVPNVVHGTVHGPVSQGPGVGSGYTLETGTFNDDFHVFAMEWDPDEVEFYVDDQLYHVVNKDEIGSDWVFDHPFFFILNVAVGGNWPGNPDATTVFPQRMEVDYIRVYEDTNPDSIDGQEKWDCDYEIAWQEPVQIDQVTASEDPEYYLIAEDSTLVDVVIDWDNSALTTGAVMPDVWGSGSTYDAEATYNWEELLVCDPRHEMEYFCRCARLHG; this comes from the coding sequence ATGAGAGCCAGATTGATGTCATGGGGTCTTGTGTGTGGGCTGGTATTGGTCGGCGTGATCGCGTGTACCAGTCCTACGGGACCAGGTACCGGGAGTGAGCCTACGCCCACGCCAACGCCAGAGCCTGTCTCCGGCAACGGGGACTTCTCCGAGCCCCTATCCACCGCCGAGCCCGATGCGAACGGCAACCTGGATACAGGGGGAAGTTGGGCCTTCTACCTCAACAGCGGCGGGGAGGCTACGTCAGAGATAGTGGATGAAGAGCTCCATGTAAGCGTGACGAATGCAGGCACTGCAGATTGGGCGATACAGCTCCTCCAGGCCCCTGTGGTGGTGGAGCGTGGCGGCACCTACCACATCAGCTTTGATGCCCGGGCTTCAGAAGAGGGGATGCGGGTGGTGATCAAGGTGGGAGGTACAGCGGAGAGAGGCTGGACCGCCTACTACCAGAACACCTTCACCCTCACCACAGGCATGCAGACCTATGAAGCCGACTTCAGGATGGAGCTCGACACCGATGAGAACGCACGCTTCGAGGTGTGGTTCCTCGACACTGGTGACTACTGGTTGGATAACATCTCTCTTCTGAAGACAGGTCAGGAGGAACTCCCCACAGAGGGTACGCTTACAGAGACAGATGAAGATAAGGTTGAAAATTGGCAGCTCGTGTGGTCTGAAGAGTTCGATGGTCCCTCCATTGATACCAGCATCTGGAACTTTGAGACAGGTAATGGCCAAGCGCAGGGCATTCCGGGATGGGGAAACAACGAACTGGAATACTACCGGGCTGAGAATGCATTCATTGAAAATGGGGTTCTGGTGATTGAGGCACGAGAAGAGCAGGTGACCGATGAATATGGTACGTATGAGTACACCTCGGCCCGCATGACGACCAAGGATAAGTACGAGTTCCAGTACGGAAGGGTGGAGATTCGGGCGAGGCTTCCCTATGGGCAGGGAATCTGGCCTGCGCTGTGGATGTTGGGGGTTGACATCGATACCAATTCCTGGCCCAACTGTGGTGAGATCGACATCATGGAGCTGATAGGGAGTGTGCCCAATGTGGTACATGGAACCGTACATGGGCCGGTGAGCCAGGGACCAGGTGTCGGTTCTGGGTACACCCTCGAAACCGGCACGTTTAACGACGACTTCCATGTGTTTGCCATGGAGTGGGATCCCGACGAGGTGGAGTTCTACGTCGACGATCAGCTCTATCACGTGGTGAACAAGGATGAGATCGGGTCTGACTGGGTCTTCGATCACCCCTTCTTCTTCATCCTCAACGTGGCGGTGGGCGGTAACTGGCCCGGCAATCCCGATGCTACTACAGTCTTCCCACAGCGTATGGAGGTGGACTACATTCGCGTGTACGAGGACACGAACCCCGATTCCATCGACGGCCAGGAGAAGTGGGACTGCGACTATGAGATCGCCTGGCAGGAACCCGTTCAGATAGATCAAGTGACGGCAAGTGAGGATCCTGAGTACTACCTCATCGCTGAAGATTCCACTCTTGTGGACGTGGTGATAGATTGGGATAACAGTGCTCTCACGACCGGTGCTGTGATGCCCGATGTGTGGGGTTCCGGCTCCACCTACGATGCTGAGGCGACCTATAATTGGGAAGAACTGCTGGTCTGTGACCCCCGGCACGAGATGGAGTATTTCTGCAGGTGTGCTCGCCTTCATGGGTGA
- a CDS encoding PHP domain-containing protein — protein sequence MRWWKADLHIHSCVSPCGDLSMGPRTIVRRAAEEGLALIALTDHNTARNAPAVHACGEEAGLTVLPGLELTTAEELHMLAIFPTLEAALKFSSWWEASLITVPHNPERYGDQPVVNAAEEIIEEIPFSLASASTVDLHRAVKAVHEQGGLAIPSHIDRGAFSCYSQLGFLPDEPFDAVELWHIPPQLETRGYPIITNSDAHFPDRIGARYFLFQAVAPTFSELKKALTEGRIRWEVRDLPPGTSS from the coding sequence ATGAGGTGGTGGAAGGCCGACCTTCACATCCATTCGTGTGTCTCACCGTGTGGGGACCTCTCCATGGGACCTCGCACCATCGTCCGGAGAGCGGCAGAGGAAGGACTTGCGCTCATCGCCCTCACCGACCACAACACCGCCCGCAATGCCCCTGCGGTCCATGCGTGCGGAGAAGAGGCAGGCCTCACCGTGCTTCCAGGCCTGGAACTCACCACCGCGGAGGAACTCCACATGCTTGCCATCTTCCCCACCCTTGAAGCGGCCCTCAAGTTCTCATCGTGGTGGGAAGCATCGCTCATCACCGTACCCCACAATCCCGAACGATACGGTGACCAACCGGTGGTCAATGCGGCCGAAGAGATCATCGAGGAGATCCCCTTCTCCCTCGCCTCGGCAAGCACGGTGGATCTCCACCGAGCCGTAAAGGCAGTGCACGAACAGGGAGGCCTCGCCATACCCTCCCACATAGACAGAGGTGCCTTCTCCTGCTACAGCCAGCTCGGCTTTCTCCCGGACGAGCCGTTCGATGCGGTCGAACTCTGGCACATTCCTCCTCAGCTCGAGACCCGTGGCTACCCCATCATCACCAATTCAGACGCCCACTTTCCCGATCGTATCGGGGCGAGGTACTTTCTCTTTCAGGCTGTAGCACCTACATTTAGCGAGCTTAAAAAGGCGCTCACAGAAGGAAGGATACGGTGGGAGGTACGGGACCTCCCACCGGGAACATCCAGCTAA
- a CDS encoding DRTGG domain-containing protein, whose translation MRLSDIVRAIQGSHVAGPSPESITCDEVIASDLMSDVLTHEGEGFLLITGLASEQTLRTAHIVGAPAVILVCGKPVQPRMKALADEYGICLISTPLPTFETCAVIARIKEGAYGSGAAE comes from the coding sequence ATGCGGCTTTCCGATATAGTACGTGCCATACAAGGTTCACACGTCGCCGGTCCCTCACCTGAGTCGATCACCTGTGATGAAGTGATAGCGAGCGATCTCATGAGCGATGTACTCACGCATGAAGGAGAAGGCTTTCTGCTCATCACCGGCCTCGCCTCAGAACAGACCCTTCGTACCGCCCACATCGTGGGAGCTCCCGCGGTGATCCTGGTATGCGGGAAACCCGTCCAGCCCCGGATGAAGGCCCTCGCCGATGAATACGGGATCTGCCTCATCTCCACTCCTCTGCCCACGTTCGAGACCTGTGCGGTCATCGCCCGCATCAAGGAAGGTGCTTATGGATCAGGCGCCGCTGAGTGA
- a CDS encoding IS3 family transposase (programmed frameshift) produces MKKRTWTTEEKLAIVLEGLRGERQIAEICREHQISQTMYYRWRDRFLEGGTRALADGRKEKDTYRAKIEQLEKIIAKQAIQIEILKKNEGAVGEIEAVERLVGEGYRVKDACEALGVSRSRYYARRKRGQKVGKKREEKERDDGRLMEKIRDLVGEHPYWGYRRVAWWLRRREGEEVSEKRVRGLMKGAGLMCRREKKKARRGSGRGKPVARRPREWWGIDMTKVLVKGIGWVYLVIVLDWYTKKLVGWKVSVRGRSEEWCAAMEMAVEREFPEGVRGRGLRLVSDNGSQPLSRSFMKAMEVLGIEQVFTSYNNPKGNADTERMIRTMKEELLWLREWEHVGELEEAVRGWAEEYNQHYIHSALGYRSPEEYEALWAQMQREEVA; encoded by the exons ATGAAGAAGCGGACATGGACCACTGAAGAGAAACTTGCGATCGTCCTGGAAGGACTCCGAGGCGAACGGCAGATCGCCGAGATCTGCCGGGAACACCAGATCAGCCAGACGATGTACTACCGATGGCGGGACAGGTTTCTGGAAGGGGGCACGAGAGCCCTTGCAGACGGCAGGAAGGAGAAGGACACCTATCGAGCGAAGATAGAGCAGCTTGAGAAGATCATAGCGAAGCAGGCGATCCAGATCGAGATACTAAA AAAAAACGAAGGAGCTGTTGGGGAGATAGAGGCAGTGGAGCGGCTGGTGGGGGAAGGGTACCGGGTGAAGGATGCGTGTGAGGCACTTGGCGTGAGTCGGAGCCGGTACTATGCGAGGAGGAAAAGGGGGCAGAAGGTGGGGAAGAAGCGGGAGGAGAAGGAGAGGGACGATGGGCGGCTTATGGAGAAGATCAGGGATCTTGTGGGGGAGCATCCGTACTGGGGGTACAGGCGGGTGGCGTGGTGGTTGAGGAGGCGGGAGGGGGAGGAGGTGAGCGAGAAGCGGGTGAGAGGACTTATGAAGGGTGCGGGGCTTATGTGTAGACGGGAGAAGAAGAAAGCGAGACGTGGGAGTGGGCGAGGGAAGCCGGTGGCGAGGAGACCGAGGGAGTGGTGGGGGATCGACATGACGAAGGTGCTGGTGAAAGGGATAGGATGGGTCTATCTCGTGATCGTACTTGACTGGTACACGAAGAAGCTGGTGGGGTGGAAGGTGTCGGTGAGGGGGAGGAGTGAGGAGTGGTGTGCGGCGATGGAGATGGCGGTGGAGCGGGAGTTTCCCGAGGGGGTGAGGGGGAGAGGGCTTCGGCTGGTGAGTGACAACGGGAGCCAACCGTTGAGCCGGTCGTTCATGAAGGCGATGGAGGTATTGGGGATCGAACAGGTGTTCACGAGCTACAACAATCCGAAGGGGAATGCGGACACGGAGCGGATGATACGGACGATGAAGGAGGAGCTGTTGTGGCTGCGGGAGTGGGAACACGTGGGGGAGCTGGAGGAGGCAGTGAGGGGATGGGCGGAGGAGTACAACCAGCACTATATCCACAGTGCGCTGGGGTACAGGAGCCCTGAGGAATATGAGGCCCTTTGGGCGCAGATGCAACGAGAGGAGGTCGCATGA
- a CDS encoding CBS domain-containing protein, which yields MDQAPLSDIPSPRLLELIYTLKVRDVMTRELITATPDESLRSIQHKMKENRITGVPVVQKNRLVGIVSIDDIITALDKGYIDEPAGSYMTRNVVVLEEDMPLRFAISYLDKYHYGRFPVLDKKGSLVGIVTSRDIITSLLLQANRALEQMEATLYKRSYEGQPPEAGSYTREFYIRQYDFEHAGTASTQIKRILTERGFPPKVVRRASIAAYELEMNIVVHSVGGVLRLVLTPQRVEITAEDSGPGIEDIALALQEGYSTAADWIRSLGFGAGMGLPNTKRVADEFSIHSTPGKGTTVKIAISFQGGEDAHYKKNPPSG from the coding sequence ATGGATCAGGCGCCGCTGAGTGACATCCCTTCTCCCCGACTCCTCGAACTCATCTATACCCTCAAGGTGAGGGACGTGATGACGCGGGAACTCATCACCGCCACTCCTGACGAATCCCTGCGTTCCATCCAGCACAAGATGAAAGAGAATCGCATCACCGGGGTCCCGGTGGTGCAGAAAAACCGTCTGGTGGGGATCGTGAGCATCGACGACATCATCACCGCCCTCGACAAGGGCTACATCGACGAACCGGCTGGTAGCTACATGACGAGAAACGTGGTGGTGCTGGAAGAGGACATGCCGCTCAGGTTCGCAATTTCTTATCTCGATAAGTACCACTACGGACGATTCCCGGTACTCGACAAGAAAGGAAGCCTCGTAGGCATCGTCACGAGCAGGGATATCATCACGAGCCTCCTCCTGCAGGCGAACCGAGCTCTCGAGCAGATGGAAGCAACCCTCTATAAGCGTTCCTACGAGGGACAGCCGCCGGAGGCGGGCTCATACACAAGGGAGTTCTACATCAGGCAGTACGACTTCGAACACGCAGGTACCGCTTCCACCCAGATAAAACGGATCCTCACCGAGCGAGGGTTCCCCCCCAAGGTGGTGAGGAGGGCGTCCATCGCCGCCTACGAGCTCGAGATGAATATCGTGGTGCACTCTGTAGGTGGGGTCCTCAGGCTTGTGCTCACCCCTCAGAGGGTGGAGATCACCGCTGAGGACTCAGGACCGGGTATCGAGGACATTGCCCTGGCCCTGCAGGAGGGCTACTCCACCGCAGCGGACTGGATACGTTCCCTCGGTTTCGGAGCAGGGATGGGACTTCCCAATACCAAACGCGTGGCGGATGAGTTCTCCATCCACTCCACCCCTGGAAAGGGGACCACCGTGAAGATCGCAATATCCTTCCAAGGAGGAGAAGATGCTCACTATAAAAAAAATCCCCCCTCTGGTTGA